From a region of the Flavobacteriales bacterium genome:
- a CDS encoding tetratricopeptide repeat protein: MSEKEDIALAAEEGHSKTEQYVEDNKNNISVIIACGVVAIVLYFAYFNWYIPEQENEAQAQMFIAETYFRSDSLNKAVYGDGNYVGFVDIITDYSGTPSANLAEYYAGISFLNLGEFDLAIEHLKNFSSDDFIVKAVALGAIGDANMELGRADDALSSYLKAADHNKNKLTAPMYLLKAGMAAENLSDMSQANSIYTRLKTDFPDSKEGKEAVRYQARASVKMN, from the coding sequence ATGAGCGAAAAAGAAGATATAGCCTTAGCGGCAGAAGAAGGACATAGCAAAACAGAGCAATATGTCGAAGACAATAAAAACAACATTAGTGTAATAATTGCATGTGGTGTTGTAGCGATAGTTTTATACTTCGCTTACTTTAATTGGTATATTCCAGAGCAAGAAAACGAAGCTCAAGCGCAAATGTTTATCGCTGAAACTTACTTTCGTTCTGACTCATTGAACAAAGCAGTTTATGGTGATGGGAATTACGTTGGATTCGTTGATATTATCACAGATTACAGCGGCACCCCTAGTGCTAATCTAGCAGAGTATTATGCAGGGATATCATTCCTAAACTTAGGAGAATTTGATCTCGCGATCGAGCATTTAAAAAACTTTTCTTCCGACGACTTTATTGTAAAGGCAGTTGCTCTTGGTGCAATTGGTGATGCAAACATGGAATTAGGTAGAGCAGACGATGCGCTTAGTAGTTATTTAAAAGCTGCGGATCATAACAAGAATAAACTAACTGCTCCGATGTACTTATTAAAGGCAGGAATGGCTGCAGAAAATTTAAGTGATATGAGTCAAGCAAATAGTATTTATACTAGGCTTAAAACTGACTTTCCTGATTCTAAAGAAGGCAAAGAAGCTGTAAGATATCAAGCTAGAGCAAGTGTTAAAATGAACTAA